The Vibrio orientalis CIP 102891 = ATCC 33934 genome window below encodes:
- a CDS encoding LysR family transcriptional regulator, translating into MELEEIYRRDLNLLVALRVLIEECSVSKAAHRLNLSQSAMSRVLGRLREMLGDPLFTRQGQHLIPTEKALEIDRCLGEPLESLRQLLSPIEFEPQSCDQTFTIATTDYAMQTILPFALPRIYQEAPNVSFNFLPLQHDRLADQLTAKGADLAICRPIGPVEPLRSEILGRVGVLCLLSKQHPLADQEMSLSDYLTYPHAMIAISDGVKALIEGALVDQPKRKMVLRAYHLEAALAIVDTMPIIITVPADLAYLVAERYDLVIKPLPFQFTPFDYSMIWHPRCEHSPAQEWLRGIVKEECSRLIAKRIEDIGLD; encoded by the coding sequence GTGGAATTAGAAGAGATTTATCGTCGAGATCTGAACTTGCTGGTGGCACTGCGTGTATTGATTGAAGAGTGCAGTGTGAGTAAAGCAGCCCATCGTTTGAACCTCAGTCAATCTGCGATGAGTCGAGTGCTAGGTCGATTACGAGAGATGCTTGGCGATCCCTTGTTTACTCGTCAAGGACAACACCTAATTCCGACTGAAAAAGCGTTAGAGATTGATCGCTGTTTGGGTGAGCCTCTAGAGTCACTACGTCAGCTCTTGTCGCCAATCGAGTTTGAGCCGCAAAGCTGTGACCAAACCTTCACCATTGCGACGACAGATTACGCGATGCAAACCATCTTGCCGTTTGCGCTGCCACGTATCTATCAAGAAGCGCCTAATGTATCGTTCAATTTTTTGCCACTGCAGCACGACCGATTAGCCGATCAGCTTACCGCTAAGGGCGCTGATTTAGCGATTTGCCGACCGATTGGCCCTGTGGAACCGTTGCGAAGTGAGATTTTAGGTCGAGTAGGGGTACTCTGTTTGCTCTCTAAACAGCATCCGTTAGCGGATCAAGAGATGAGTCTGTCGGACTATCTCACTTACCCTCATGCGATGATTGCCATTAGTGATGGCGTTAAGGCTCTGATAGAAGGGGCGTTGGTCGATCAACCAAAACGTAAGATGGTGCTACGTGCTTATCACCTTGAAGCGGCGCTAGCGATCGTCGATACCATGCCAATCATTATTACTGTGCCAGCTGATCTCGCCTATTTAGTGGCTGAGCGATATGACTTGGTGATTAAGCCTTTACCGTTCCAGTTTACTCCGTTTGATTACTCGATGATCTGGCATCCACGTTGTGAACATTCACCTGCTCAGGAGTGGTTACGCGGAATCGTAAAGGAAGAGTGCAGTCGCTTAATCGCCAAACGAATTGAAGATATTGGCTTGGATTGA
- a CDS encoding MDR family oxidoreductase has translation MFNALILNQEEKRTIATIEQIDEAQLPEGEVLIDVDYSSLNYKDGLAITGKGKIIRNFPMVPGIDLAGTVVSSEDGRYQAGDKVVLTGWGVGENHWGGMAQRARLKADWLVPLPKGLDSKKAMMVGTAGFTGMLCVQALLDAGIKPEDGEILVTGASGGVGSVAVTLLGQLGYKVAAVTGRVEQNGPLLEKLGASRIIDRVEFEEPARPLEKQIWAGAVDTVGSKVLAKVLAQMDYNSAVAACGLAGGFDLPTTVMPFILRNVRLQGIDSVSCPTEKRIAAWEKLVELLPESYFEQACTEVELADAPKYAEDITNGQVTGRVVIKL, from the coding sequence ATGTTTAACGCACTGATTCTAAACCAAGAAGAAAAACGTACTATCGCAACTATCGAACAGATCGATGAAGCACAACTGCCTGAAGGCGAAGTACTGATCGACGTTGATTACTCATCACTAAACTACAAAGACGGTTTAGCAATCACGGGTAAAGGCAAAATCATCCGCAACTTCCCTATGGTTCCTGGTATCGACCTAGCTGGCACTGTAGTGAGCTCTGAAGATGGTCGTTACCAAGCAGGTGACAAAGTGGTACTTACTGGTTGGGGCGTGGGTGAAAACCATTGGGGTGGTATGGCACAGCGCGCACGTCTAAAAGCAGATTGGCTAGTTCCACTACCAAAAGGCCTAGACAGCAAAAAAGCGATGATGGTTGGCACTGCGGGCTTCACTGGCATGCTATGTGTTCAAGCTTTACTAGATGCCGGTATCAAGCCTGAAGATGGCGAGATCCTAGTGACTGGCGCAAGTGGTGGTGTAGGCTCTGTAGCAGTAACCCTTCTTGGTCAACTAGGCTACAAAGTTGCGGCAGTAACAGGTCGCGTTGAACAAAATGGTCCACTACTAGAAAAACTTGGCGCTAGCCGCATTATCGACCGTGTTGAGTTTGAAGAACCAGCGCGCCCACTAGAAAAGCAAATCTGGGCAGGTGCCGTTGATACTGTCGGCAGCAAAGTGCTGGCGAAAGTCCTAGCGCAAATGGATTACAACAGCGCAGTCGCAGCGTGTGGTCTGGCAGGTGGTTTCGATCTACCGACTACAGTAATGCCGTTCATTCTACGTAATGTGCGTCTGCAAGGTATCGATTCAGTATCGTGCCCAACTGAAAAACGTATCGCTGCATGGGAAAAACTGGTTGAACTACTACCAGAGAGCTACTTCGAGCAAGCATGTACCGAAGTAGAGCTAGCTGACGCGCCAAAATACGCTGAAGATATCACGAACGGTCAAGTAACAGGCCGCGTAGTTATCAAGCTTTAA
- the ilvD gene encoding dihydroxy-acid dehydratase: MPIYRSATTTHGRNMAGARALWRATGVKDEDFGKPIIAVVNSFTQFVPGHVHLKDMGQLVAGEIEKAGGIAKEFNTIAVDDGIAMGHGGMLYSLPSRELIADSVEYMVNAHCADAMVCISNCDKITPGMLMASMRLNIPVIFVSGGPMEAGKTKLSDQIIKLDLVDAMIQGADPKVSDEQSEQIERSACPTCGSCSGMFTANSMNCLTEALGLSQPGNGSMLATHADREQLFINAGKRIVELTRRYYEQDDESALPRNIATFDAFENAMALDIAMGGSTNTILHLLAAAQEGEIDFDMDDIDRLSRKVPHLCKVAPSTQKYHMEDVHRAGGVMAILGELDRAGLLHNDARTVLGLSMKEQLAKYDIIQTEDEDVLKFFRAGPAGIRTTKAFSQDCRWDRLDDDRAEGCIRTKENAFSQEGGLAVLSGNIALDGCIVKTAGVDESIHKFTGPAVVFESQEDAVEGILGGKVKAGDVVIIRYEGPKGGPGMQEMLYPTTYLKSMGLGKECALLTDGRFSGGTSGLSIGHASPEAANGGAIGLVKQGDIIAIDIPNRSISLEVSEQELAERRAKQDELGWKPVDRQREVSFALKAYASMATSADKGAVRDKSKLED, translated from the coding sequence ATGCCTATATATAGATCAGCAACCACCACTCATGGCCGTAATATGGCGGGTGCTCGTGCCCTTTGGCGCGCAACTGGGGTAAAAGACGAAGATTTTGGTAAGCCAATTATTGCCGTTGTTAACTCATTCACTCAATTCGTACCGGGCCACGTCCACTTAAAAGATATGGGCCAATTGGTCGCGGGTGAAATTGAAAAAGCGGGCGGTATTGCCAAAGAATTCAACACGATTGCGGTCGATGACGGTATCGCAATGGGTCACGGCGGTATGCTTTACTCACTGCCATCACGTGAACTGATCGCTGACTCTGTGGAATACATGGTCAACGCGCACTGTGCTGATGCGATGGTGTGTATCTCCAACTGTGACAAAATCACTCCGGGAATGCTAATGGCGTCAATGCGACTCAACATTCCAGTGATCTTCGTTTCTGGCGGTCCAATGGAAGCGGGTAAAACTAAGCTTTCTGACCAAATCATCAAGCTCGACCTTGTTGATGCGATGATTCAAGGCGCAGACCCGAAAGTATCAGACGAGCAGAGTGAGCAGATCGAGCGTAGCGCATGCCCAACCTGTGGTTCGTGTTCAGGTATGTTCACCGCTAACTCAATGAACTGTCTAACTGAAGCGCTGGGTCTTTCTCAGCCTGGTAACGGTTCAATGCTGGCAACACACGCAGACCGCGAACAGCTATTCATCAATGCGGGTAAACGTATCGTTGAACTGACGCGTCGATACTACGAGCAAGATGACGAGTCAGCTCTACCGCGCAACATCGCTACCTTTGACGCGTTCGAAAACGCGATGGCACTCGATATCGCCATGGGTGGTTCAACTAACACCATTCTGCACCTACTCGCAGCCGCGCAAGAAGGTGAGATTGACTTCGATATGGATGATATCGATCGCTTGTCTCGCAAAGTACCTCATCTATGTAAGGTGGCACCATCAACGCAAAAATACCATATGGAAGATGTTCACCGCGCAGGTGGTGTCATGGCTATCCTTGGTGAACTAGACCGCGCTGGCCTACTGCACAATGATGCTCGCACCGTGCTTGGTCTTTCAATGAAAGAGCAGCTAGCGAAATACGACATCATCCAAACAGAAGACGAAGACGTACTGAAATTCTTCCGCGCTGGTCCTGCGGGTATTCGTACCACCAAAGCATTCTCTCAAGATTGTCGTTGGGATCGCCTTGATGATGACCGTGCGGAAGGTTGTATCCGTACCAAGGAAAATGCCTTTAGCCAAGAAGGTGGCCTAGCGGTACTTTCAGGAAACATCGCCCTTGACGGCTGTATCGTTAAGACCGCTGGCGTTGATGAAAGCATCCATAAGTTCACTGGCCCTGCGGTAGTATTTGAAAGCCAAGAAGATGCCGTAGAAGGTATCTTAGGCGGCAAAGTAAAAGCCGGTGACGTGGTGATTATTCGCTACGAAGGTCCTAAAGGTGGCCCGGGTATGCAAGAAATGCTTTACCCAACTACCTACCTAAAATCGATGGGACTGGGTAAAGAGTGTGCACTTCTGACTGATGGTCGTTTCTCTGGTGGTACATCAGGTCTATCAATCGGTCACGCTTCTCCTGAAGCAGCAAACGGCGGCGCAATTGGTCTGGTTAAGCAAGGCGATATTATCGCGATTGATATTCCAAACCGTTCAATTTCTTTAGAAGTTTCTGAACAAGAGCTTGCTGAGCGCCGTGCGAAACAAGACGAGTTAGGCTGGAAACCAGTCGACCGTCAACGTGAAGTTTCATTTGCACTCAAAGCGTACGCAAGTATGGCGACCAGTGCTGACAAAGGTGCAGTACGAGATAAATCAAAGCTAGAGGACTAG
- the ilvA gene encoding threonine ammonia-lyase, biosynthetic, whose translation MSDSILSGQEPQTGADYLRQILRAPVYEVATVTPLQEMPRLSARIANNVQIKREDRQPVHSFKLRGAYNMVASLTDEQKAAGVIAASAGNHAQGMALSGTKLGIKTTIVMPKTTPDIKVEAVRGFGGNVVLHGNNFDEAKAEAERLSAAHGYTFVPPFDHPLVIAGQGTIGMEMLQQNGHLDYIFVPVGGGGLAAGVAVLVKQLMPEIKVIAVEPEDSACLKAALDAGEPVVLDQVSMFADGVAVKRIGEETYRLCEKYIDGHISVSSDEICAAVKDIFEDTRAIAEPSGALALAGLKKFAEQNKLEGKQLGTVLSGANTNFHGLRYVSERCELGEKREGLLAVTIPERQGAFFEFCNLIGGRAVTEFNYRYNDDKLANIFVGVRLQGGQEELDNIIHDLRDGGYPVVDLSDDEMAKLHVRYMIGGKPSKPLKERLYSFEFPEYPGALVKFLSTLGTHWNISLFNYRNHGADYGRVLCGFELDESDLSRFSAHLRELGYQCKDETDNPSYKFFLS comes from the coding sequence ATGAGTGACTCAATACTATCAGGGCAAGAACCTCAAACTGGCGCGGATTACCTGCGCCAGATCTTACGAGCTCCAGTCTATGAAGTGGCAACGGTAACGCCACTTCAAGAGATGCCTCGCCTGTCTGCACGCATTGCTAACAATGTGCAGATCAAACGAGAAGACCGCCAGCCGGTACACTCGTTTAAACTGCGCGGCGCTTACAACATGGTTGCGAGCCTGACTGATGAGCAAAAAGCCGCAGGTGTGATTGCCGCATCCGCGGGTAACCATGCTCAAGGTATGGCGCTATCAGGCACAAAGCTCGGCATTAAGACCACTATCGTGATGCCAAAAACCACCCCAGACATCAAAGTCGAGGCGGTGCGCGGCTTTGGCGGTAACGTGGTTCTACACGGCAACAACTTTGATGAAGCGAAAGCTGAAGCAGAACGTCTATCTGCAGCACATGGTTACACCTTTGTGCCGCCATTCGATCATCCACTGGTGATTGCGGGTCAAGGTACGATTGGTATGGAGATGCTGCAACAAAATGGCCATCTCGATTATATCTTCGTTCCTGTCGGTGGCGGCGGTCTAGCTGCAGGGGTTGCAGTGCTGGTTAAACAGCTAATGCCTGAAATCAAAGTGATTGCCGTTGAGCCAGAAGATTCAGCTTGTCTAAAAGCTGCGTTGGATGCCGGTGAGCCGGTAGTGCTCGATCAAGTCAGCATGTTTGCCGATGGTGTTGCGGTTAAGCGCATTGGTGAAGAGACCTACCGTCTATGTGAAAAGTACATTGACGGTCATATCTCTGTTTCTAGTGATGAAATCTGCGCGGCAGTCAAAGACATCTTTGAAGACACGCGTGCGATCGCCGAACCTTCTGGCGCACTCGCTCTGGCTGGCCTTAAGAAGTTCGCTGAGCAGAATAAACTTGAAGGCAAGCAGCTTGGTACTGTTTTGTCAGGGGCGAACACCAACTTCCATGGTCTACGTTACGTCTCTGAGCGTTGTGAGCTGGGTGAAAAGCGTGAAGGTCTGTTGGCTGTCACCATTCCTGAGCGTCAAGGGGCATTCTTTGAGTTCTGTAACTTGATTGGCGGCCGTGCAGTGACAGAGTTTAACTATCGCTACAACGACGACAAACTCGCCAATATCTTTGTTGGTGTCCGTTTGCAAGGCGGTCAAGAAGAGTTAGACAACATCATTCATGATCTACGTGACGGCGGCTACCCTGTGGTTGACCTCTCTGATGATGAAATGGCCAAACTGCACGTGCGCTACATGATTGGTGGTAAGCCTTCTAAGCCACTTAAAGAACGCCTGTACAGCTTTGAGTTTCCAGAATACCCAGGCGCACTAGTGAAGTTCTTAAGCACGCTTGGTACTCACTGGAATATCAGCCTATTTAACTACCGTAACCACGGTGCTGACTATGGTCGTGTGCTGTGTGGCTTTGAGCTTGATGAGTCAGACTTATCTCGCTTCTCTGCCCATTTACGTGAGTTGGGCTATCAATGTAAAGATGAGACCGACAACCCGTCGTATAAGTTCTTCCTTTCATAA
- the tusA gene encoding sulfurtransferase TusA, which translates to MTFNPQQADKTLEAEGLRCPEPVMMVRKTIRNMQEGEVLLVKADDPSTTRDIPSFCRFMDHQLIDSQTEELPFQYLIKKGME; encoded by the coding sequence ATGACATTCAATCCACAGCAGGCAGACAAAACCCTAGAGGCAGAAGGATTACGCTGCCCAGAGCCAGTTATGATGGTCAGGAAGACAATTCGAAATATGCAGGAAGGTGAAGTGCTGCTTGTCAAAGCCGACGATCCATCGACGACACGCGACATTCCTAGTTTTTGCCGCTTTATGGATCATCAACTGATAGATTCTCAAACTGAAGAGCTACCTTTTCAGTACCTCATTAAGAAAGGCATGGAGTAA
- a CDS encoding TMEM165/GDT1 family protein, translated as MSVLAISITTVALAEIGDKTQLLSLLLASRYRKPIPIIAAIFFATIANHALAAWLGVVVADYLTPETLRWVLVVSFIAMAAWVLIPDKLDDDEQISNRGPFVASFIAFFVAEIGDKTQIATSILGAQHADALTWVILGTTIGMLLANVPVVLIGKLSADKMPLALIRKVTALLFVALAIGAAVL; from the coding sequence GTGAGCGTTTTAGCTATCTCAATCACCACCGTCGCACTGGCGGAGATCGGTGATAAAACTCAGTTGTTGTCATTACTGCTAGCCAGTCGATACCGTAAACCAATCCCTATTATTGCCGCCATTTTTTTTGCCACTATCGCTAATCATGCCCTAGCTGCGTGGTTAGGTGTGGTTGTTGCTGATTACTTAACGCCTGAAACCTTAAGATGGGTGTTGGTGGTCAGTTTTATTGCGATGGCAGCTTGGGTGTTAATTCCTGATAAGTTGGATGATGATGAGCAGATCTCCAATCGTGGTCCATTTGTCGCTAGCTTCATTGCGTTCTTTGTTGCTGAGATTGGTGATAAGACTCAAATTGCGACATCGATATTAGGTGCGCAGCATGCTGATGCATTAACTTGGGTTATTCTGGGCACGACGATTGGTATGCTCTTAGCGAATGTCCCTGTCGTGCTAATCGGCAAACTTTCAGCAGATAAAATGCCGCTCGCCTTAATTCGCAAAGTCACCGCTCTACTATTTGTCGCTCTAGCGATTGGTGCTGCGGTGCTGTAG
- the glyQ gene encoding glycine--tRNA ligase subunit alpha, protein MQKYDIKTFQGMILALQDYWAQNGCTIVQPLDMEVGAGTSHPMTCLRALGPEPMSTAYVQPSRRPTDGRYGENPNRLQHYYQFQVALKPSPDNIQELYLGSLEVLGIDPLVHDIRFVEDNWENPTLGAWGLGWEVWLNGMEVTQFTYFQQVGGLECKPVTGEITYGIERLAMYIQEVDSVYDLVWNVAPDGSNVTYGDIFHQNEVEQSTYNFEHADVDFLFTFFDQCEKECKELLELEKPLPLPAYERILKAGHAFNILDARKAISVTERQRYILRIRNLTKSVAEAYYASREALGFPMCKKSEEK, encoded by the coding sequence ATGCAAAAATACGATATCAAAACCTTCCAGGGAATGATCCTCGCGCTGCAGGATTACTGGGCACAAAACGGTTGTACTATTGTTCAACCTCTAGATATGGAAGTAGGTGCGGGCACCTCTCACCCAATGACATGTCTACGTGCACTTGGCCCAGAGCCAATGTCGACAGCTTACGTTCAACCTTCACGTCGTCCTACCGATGGTCGTTACGGTGAAAACCCGAACCGTCTGCAGCACTATTATCAATTCCAAGTAGCTCTAAAACCTTCTCCAGATAATATTCAGGAGTTGTACCTAGGCTCACTTGAAGTTCTTGGTATCGACCCACTAGTTCACGATATTCGTTTCGTAGAAGACAACTGGGAAAACCCAACGCTAGGCGCATGGGGTCTTGGCTGGGAAGTATGGCTAAACGGTATGGAAGTGACTCAGTTCACTTACTTCCAGCAAGTTGGCGGCCTTGAGTGTAAGCCAGTAACCGGTGAGATCACTTACGGTATCGAACGTCTAGCGATGTACATCCAAGAAGTAGACTCTGTTTACGATCTTGTCTGGAACGTAGCACCAGACGGCAGCAACGTGACTTACGGTGATATCTTCCACCAAAACGAAGTTGAGCAATCAACCTACAACTTCGAGCACGCTGACGTAGATTTCCTATTCACTTTCTTCGACCAGTGCGAGAAAGAGTGTAAAGAGCTACTTGAGCTAGAAAAGCCGCTACCGCTTCCAGCTTACGAGCGCATTTTAAAAGCAGGCCACGCATTCAACATCCTTGATGCGCGCAAAGCTATCTCTGTAACAGAACGCCAACGTTACATCCTTCGTATCCGCAACCTGACTAAATCAGTTGCTGAAGCGTACTACGCGTCACGTGAAGCTCTTGGCTTCCCTATGTGTAAGAAGAGCGAGGAGAAGTAA
- the glyS gene encoding glycine--tRNA ligase subunit beta, translating into MAKEFLIELGTEELPPTQLRTLAEAFAANFEVELKGADLAHQGVKWYAAPRRLALKVSALAEGQADKVVEKRGPAVSVAFDADGIATKAAQGWARGNGITVEQADRLKTDKGEWLLFKQEVKGQATSEIVVELAAKALGNLPIAKPMRWGNKTTQFIRPVKTLTMLMGSDLIEGEILGVASDRTIRGHRFMGEQEFTIESAEQYPAILEERGKVMADYEARKAIILADSQKAAAAVGGTADLEDDLVEEVTSLVEWPVVLTAKFEEEFLKVPSEALVYTMKGDQKYFPVYDDNNKLLPNFIFVSNIESKEPRYVIEGNEKVVRPRLADAEFFFNTDRKRPLIDRLPELEQAIFQKQLGTIKDKTDRITELAGYIAEQIDADVEKSKRAGLLAKCDLMTSMVFEFTDTQGVMGMHYATHDGEDEQVALALYEQYMPRFAGDELPSTGISSAVAMADKLDTIVGIFGIGQAPKGSDPFALRRASLGVLRIIVENGYNLDLTDLIAKAKSLFGDRLTNDNVETDVIEFMLGRFNAWYKDEGFSVDIIQAVLANRPTKPADFDQRVKAVSHFRELEAAEALAAANKRVGNILAKFDGELAAEIDLALLQEDAEKALAESVEVMTEALEPAFATGNYQEALSKLAGLREPVDAFFDNVMVMADDEALKKNRLTLLNNLRNLFLQIADISLLQK; encoded by the coding sequence ATGGCTAAAGAATTTCTAATTGAACTGGGTACTGAAGAGCTACCACCAACGCAACTTCGCACTCTAGCGGAAGCGTTCGCAGCAAACTTCGAAGTTGAGCTAAAAGGCGCAGACCTAGCACACCAAGGTGTGAAATGGTACGCCGCTCCTCGTCGTCTAGCACTTAAGGTTTCAGCTCTAGCTGAAGGCCAAGCTGACAAAGTGGTTGAGAAGCGTGGTCCTGCAGTTTCTGTGGCATTCGATGCTGACGGCATTGCGACTAAAGCGGCACAAGGCTGGGCACGTGGTAACGGCATCACGGTTGAACAAGCAGACCGCCTTAAAACAGACAAAGGCGAATGGCTTCTTTTCAAACAAGAAGTAAAAGGCCAAGCAACATCTGAAATCGTTGTTGAACTAGCAGCAAAAGCACTGGGTAACCTACCGATCGCTAAGCCAATGCGTTGGGGTAACAAGACAACTCAGTTTATCCGCCCGGTAAAAACGCTAACTATGCTGATGGGCTCTGACCTTATCGAAGGTGAGATCTTAGGCGTAGCATCAGACCGCACTATCCGTGGTCACCGCTTCATGGGTGAGCAAGAGTTCACTATCGAGTCTGCAGAGCAATACCCAGCGATCCTAGAAGAGCGCGGTAAAGTCATGGCCGATTACGAAGCGCGTAAAGCGATCATCCTTGCTGACTCGCAAAAAGCAGCAGCAGCGGTTGGTGGTACAGCGGATCTAGAAGATGACCTAGTAGAAGAAGTAACTTCTCTGGTTGAGTGGCCAGTCGTTCTTACTGCGAAGTTCGAAGAAGAGTTCCTAAAAGTCCCTTCTGAAGCTTTGGTTTACACCATGAAAGGTGACCAAAAGTACTTCCCTGTTTACGATGACAACAACAAGCTACTGCCTAACTTCATCTTCGTTTCAAACATCGAATCAAAAGAGCCTCGCTACGTAATCGAAGGTAACGAAAAGGTTGTACGTCCACGTCTAGCGGATGCAGAGTTCTTCTTCAACACTGACCGTAAGCGTCCGCTTATCGACCGTCTACCTGAGCTAGAGCAAGCTATCTTCCAGAAACAGCTTGGTACTATCAAAGATAAGACAGACCGTATTACTGAGCTTGCTGGCTACATCGCTGAGCAGATCGATGCTGACGTTGAGAAATCTAAGCGTGCAGGTCTGCTAGCGAAGTGTGACCTAATGACCTCTATGGTATTCGAATTTACCGATACTCAGGGTGTTATGGGCATGCACTACGCGACTCACGACGGTGAAGACGAGCAAGTTGCACTAGCTCTTTACGAGCAGTACATGCCTCGTTTTGCTGGTGACGAGCTACCAAGCACAGGTATTTCTTCTGCAGTTGCAATGGCAGACAAGCTAGACACTATCGTAGGTATCTTCGGTATTGGCCAAGCTCCAAAAGGTTCTGACCCATTTGCACTTCGTCGTGCATCGCTAGGTGTGCTACGTATTATCGTAGAAAACGGCTACAATCTAGATCTAACGGACCTAATCGCGAAAGCGAAGTCTCTATTTGGCGACCGTCTAACTAACGATAACGTTGAAACTGATGTTATCGAGTTTATGCTTGGTCGTTTCAATGCATGGTACAAAGACGAAGGCTTTAGCGTGGATATCATCCAAGCGGTACTGGCTAACCGTCCAACTAAACCAGCAGACTTCGATCAGCGCGTAAAAGCGGTATCTCACTTCCGCGAGCTAGAAGCCGCTGAAGCACTAGCTGCTGCGAACAAGCGTGTAGGTAACATCCTAGCGAAATTCGACGGTGAACTCGCTGCTGAGATCGACCTAGCACTTCTACAAGAAGACGCAGAGAAAGCACTAGCAGAAAGCGTTGAAGTGATGACAGAAGCGCTAGAGCCAGCGTTCGCTACAGGTAACTACCAAGAAGCGCTAAGCAAGCTAGCAGGCCTACGTGAGCCTGTTGATGCCTTCTTCGATAACGTAATGGTCATGGCAGACGACGAAGCTCTGAAAAAGAACCGTCTAACGCTACTGAACAACCTACGTAACTTGTTCCTACAAATTGCAGATATTTCTCTACTACAGAAATAA